The proteins below are encoded in one region of Brevundimonas fontaquae:
- the gcvA gene encoding transcriptional regulator GcvA has product MARPLLPLNALRAFEAAARHLNFSRAADELSVTPGAVSQQIRLLEDIVGGPLFVREARGLQLTDLGRSSVPLLREGFERLMDASALLREPPRRKQVSISVAPGFASKWLMPRMDDFHTAHPEIELWISADMEPADLSEGKVDLAVRYGPGDYPGLTVDRLMTETVLPVCAPSLMDGDKPIRKPGDLIGHTLLHDMSNDGDPSRPDWAMWLKARGIRHPDPRRGSRFNQSGLLIEAAISGRGVALAKRTLAQADLASGRLVAPFPDGSEAVGFAYYVVQPRDRPPSPSATAFVGWLKKQAVDHDNTMGQL; this is encoded by the coding sequence ATGGCCCGTCCCCTGCTCCCGCTAAACGCCCTGCGCGCCTTCGAGGCCGCCGCGCGGCATCTGAACTTCTCGCGCGCCGCCGACGAACTGTCGGTGACGCCCGGCGCCGTCAGCCAGCAGATCCGCCTCTTGGAAGACATCGTCGGCGGGCCGCTGTTCGTGCGCGAGGCGCGGGGCTTGCAACTGACCGACCTGGGCCGCTCGTCCGTGCCGCTGCTGCGCGAGGGGTTTGAGCGGCTGATGGACGCTTCGGCCCTGTTGCGCGAACCGCCTCGTCGCAAACAGGTGTCGATCAGCGTCGCGCCCGGCTTCGCCTCCAAATGGCTGATGCCGCGCATGGACGACTTTCACACCGCCCATCCCGAGATCGAACTGTGGATCTCGGCCGACATGGAGCCGGCGGACCTGAGCGAGGGCAAGGTCGATCTGGCGGTCCGCTACGGTCCCGGCGACTATCCCGGCCTGACGGTTGATCGGCTGATGACCGAGACGGTGCTGCCGGTCTGCGCCCCGTCGCTGATGGATGGGGACAAGCCGATTCGAAAGCCGGGCGACCTGATCGGACACACTCTGCTGCACGACATGTCCAACGACGGCGACCCCAGCCGACCGGACTGGGCCATGTGGCTCAAGGCGCGGGGCATTCGTCACCCCGACCCGCGTCGAGGCTCGCGCTTCAACCAGTCAGGTCTGTTGATCGAGGCCGCCATATCGGGGCGCGGCGTAGCCCTGGCGAAACGCACCTTGGCCCAGGCGGACCTGGCGTCCGGCCGTCTGGTCGCGCCCTTCCCTGACGGGTCAGAGGCGGTCGGCTTCGCCTACTATGTCGTGCAGCCCCGCGACCGGCCGCCCTCGCCCAGCGCGACCGCCTTCGTCGGCTGGCTAAAGAAGCAAGCCGTGGATCACGACAATACGATGGGTCAGTTGTAG
- the cysG gene encoding siroheme synthase CysG — protein MRVFLASIPLEAAKIVIIGGGEPALAKLRLFLNTPAEVVWFAPDGAPARIETPLTAPEPVLRSPDAADLEGARLVFMALQDADELARLGGLARAAGAQVNVVDQPALSDFQTPALIDRDEVVIGVATGGSAPILARDIRKAIEGVLPAGLANVARLARELRDTVKASVPDFMARRRFWEKAFRGPAATLAAEGRTAEARREMLRLLNSAAPEQGVVHIVGAGPGDPELLTLKALRVLQDADVIIHDRLVPEAVLERARRDAKRLYVGKARGEHSVPQDQIEALMIEEARAGHRVVRLKGGDPFVFGRGGEELGAMRAAGVPVFVVPGVTAALACAASAGIPLTHRDHAQAVTFVTAQAKPGGVEADWTKLAGPNHTLAIYMGSDRAEETAARLIAAGRSPSTPVAIVENGSRPDERVLAGRLDGLGALVRGADLTGPALLFVGETAAFSAAQLDVRAEVAA, from the coding sequence ATGCGTGTATTCCTCGCCTCCATTCCGCTTGAGGCCGCCAAGATCGTGATCATCGGCGGCGGCGAGCCGGCGCTGGCCAAGCTGCGACTGTTCCTGAACACGCCGGCCGAGGTGGTCTGGTTCGCGCCCGACGGCGCGCCTGCACGGATCGAGACGCCTCTGACGGCGCCCGAGCCGGTGTTGCGTTCGCCGGACGCAGCGGACCTTGAAGGCGCGCGTCTGGTCTTCATGGCGTTGCAAGACGCGGATGAGCTGGCGCGGCTGGGGGGCTTGGCGCGGGCTGCGGGCGCCCAGGTCAATGTTGTGGACCAGCCGGCGCTCAGCGATTTCCAGACCCCGGCCCTGATCGACCGCGACGAGGTCGTGATCGGCGTGGCGACCGGTGGTTCGGCGCCCATTCTGGCGCGGGACATCCGCAAAGCCATCGAGGGCGTGCTGCCCGCCGGACTGGCGAATGTGGCGCGGCTGGCGCGCGAGCTGCGCGATACGGTCAAGGCCAGCGTGCCGGACTTCATGGCGCGGCGGCGCTTCTGGGAAAAGGCGTTCCGGGGACCGGCTGCGACGCTGGCGGCGGAAGGTCGGACGGCCGAGGCTCGGCGCGAAATGCTGCGCCTGTTGAACTCGGCTGCACCCGAACAGGGCGTGGTTCATATCGTCGGCGCCGGGCCGGGCGATCCGGAACTGCTGACCCTGAAGGCGCTGCGCGTGCTGCAGGACGCCGACGTCATCATCCACGACCGTCTTGTGCCCGAGGCGGTGCTGGAACGGGCGCGGCGCGACGCCAAGCGGCTGTATGTGGGCAAGGCGCGCGGCGAGCATTCGGTGCCTCAGGATCAGATCGAGGCTCTGATGATCGAGGAGGCCCGCGCCGGTCATCGGGTCGTGCGACTGAAGGGCGGCGATCCCTTCGTCTTCGGTCGCGGCGGCGAGGAGCTGGGCGCCATGCGCGCGGCCGGGGTCCCGGTCTTCGTTGTGCCGGGCGTGACGGCGGCCCTGGCCTGCGCGGCCTCGGCGGGCATTCCCCTGACCCACCGCGATCACGCCCAGGCGGTGACCTTCGTGACGGCCCAGGCCAAGCCGGGCGGCGTCGAGGCGGACTGGACAAAGCTGGCTGGCCCCAACCACACCTTGGCCATCTACATGGGGTCAGACCGAGCCGAGGAGACGGCTGCGCGGCTGATTGCGGCGGGTCGTTCGCCCTCGACGCCGGTCGCCATTGTCGAGAACGGCAGCCGCCCGGACGAGCGGGTTCTGGCCGGGCGACTGGACGGGCTGGGCGCCCTGGTGCGCGGCGCCGATCTGACCGGCCCGGCCCTGCTGTTCGTCGGCGAAACGGCGGCCTTCTCGGCGGCCCAGTTGGATGTTCGAGCGGAGGTCGCGGCGTGA
- a CDS encoding DUF2849 domain-containing protein, with protein MKIVTANRLSDGRVIYAGAGNQPVEQLAQASVLDEATAEIVLADVAGRPDVFVNPYLFDVQDRTPSGRDRLKERIRSAGPTVGHSVVGGVG; from the coding sequence GTGAAGATCGTGACCGCAAACCGCCTGTCGGATGGCCGCGTCATCTATGCGGGCGCCGGCAATCAGCCGGTGGAGCAACTGGCCCAAGCCTCGGTGCTGGATGAGGCGACGGCGGAGATCGTGCTGGCTGACGTGGCTGGGCGGCCGGATGTCTTCGTGAATCCCTATCTGTTCGACGTTCAGGACCGCACGCCTTCGGGCCGTGATCGGCTGAAGGAGCGCATCCGCTCGGCCGGGCCGACCGTCGGTCACAGCGTCGTCGGAGGCGTGGGCTGA
- a CDS encoding nitrite/sulfite reductase, which translates to MYRYDEFDHALVRERVEEFSDQVARRASGALTEDEFKPLRLMNGVYLQLHAYMLRVAIPYGVMSSRQMRRLGHIARTYDKGYGHFTTRCNIQYNWPALTDLPAILSDLADVEMHAIQTSGNCIRNTTTDVFAGAADDEIEDPRPWCEIIRQWSTIHPEFSFLPRKFKIAVIGAGKDRAAIRTHDVGLQIVKGEDGETAFRVFVGGGQGRLPHIGQEIASAVPAADLLAYLTAILRAWNLLGRRDNIHKARIKILVASLSIEAFREEVDKHYATLRHEDLRVPEDEAERIKAYFAPPPFEDLPKVSGPFDRAMLADPDFARFARNNVRRHRQPGYASLVVSLKPVGGVPGDITADQMDVVADLAERYSFDELRAAYEQNLVLPHVKLDDVPTVWRALREAGLATANADLATDVIACPGLDYCSLANARSIPVAQALSRRLADLDYQERLGPVRINMSGCINACGHHHVGHIGVLGVDRKGEEYYQITVGGSPDEQAALGDIVGKSLPADEVAPAIQRTLDRYLKIRAEGERFIDTVRRVGPDPFRDAIYETLDATA; encoded by the coding sequence ATGTATCGCTATGACGAGTTCGACCACGCCCTGGTGCGTGAGCGGGTCGAGGAATTCTCAGACCAGGTGGCGCGGCGCGCATCCGGCGCCCTGACCGAAGACGAGTTCAAGCCGCTGCGGCTGATGAACGGCGTCTATCTGCAGCTTCACGCCTATATGCTGCGCGTCGCCATTCCCTATGGTGTGATGAGTAGTCGTCAGATGCGCCGGCTGGGCCATATCGCGCGGACCTACGACAAGGGCTACGGTCACTTCACCACCCGCTGCAACATTCAGTACAACTGGCCGGCCCTGACCGACCTGCCGGCGATCCTCAGCGACCTGGCCGATGTCGAGATGCACGCCATCCAGACCAGCGGCAACTGCATCCGCAACACCACCACAGACGTCTTCGCCGGCGCCGCCGACGACGAGATCGAGGATCCGCGCCCCTGGTGCGAGATCATCCGCCAGTGGTCGACCATCCACCCGGAGTTCAGCTTCCTGCCGCGCAAGTTCAAGATCGCGGTGATCGGGGCCGGGAAGGACCGGGCGGCGATCCGCACCCACGATGTCGGCCTGCAGATCGTGAAGGGCGAGGACGGCGAAACGGCCTTCCGCGTCTTCGTCGGCGGCGGGCAGGGACGTTTGCCCCATATCGGTCAGGAGATCGCCTCGGCCGTCCCGGCGGCGGACCTGCTGGCTTATCTGACCGCCATTCTGCGGGCCTGGAACCTGCTGGGGCGGCGCGACAACATCCACAAGGCGCGGATAAAGATCCTGGTCGCGTCGCTGAGCATCGAGGCCTTCCGCGAGGAGGTGGACAAACACTACGCCACCCTGCGCCACGAGGATCTGCGCGTCCCCGAGGACGAGGCCGAGCGGATCAAGGCCTATTTCGCTCCGCCGCCGTTCGAGGATCTGCCCAAGGTCAGCGGCCCGTTCGACCGCGCCATGCTGGCCGATCCCGACTTCGCCAGGTTTGCGCGCAACAACGTCCGCCGTCACCGTCAGCCGGGCTACGCCTCGTTGGTGGTGTCGCTGAAGCCGGTCGGCGGCGTGCCCGGCGACATCACGGCGGACCAGATGGATGTGGTGGCGGACCTGGCCGAGCGGTATTCGTTCGACGAGCTGCGCGCCGCCTATGAGCAGAACCTTGTCCTGCCCCATGTGAAGCTGGACGATGTGCCGACCGTCTGGCGGGCGTTGCGGGAGGCGGGGCTGGCCACGGCCAACGCCGATCTGGCGACGGACGTGATCGCCTGCCCGGGCCTGGACTATTGCAGCCTGGCCAACGCCCGGTCGATCCCGGTGGCCCAGGCGTTGTCCAGGCGGCTGGCCGATCTGGACTATCAGGAGAGGCTGGGGCCGGTCCGCATCAATATGAGCGGGTGCATCAACGCCTGCGGCCATCACCACGTCGGCCACATCGGCGTGCTGGGCGTCGATCGCAAGGGCGAGGAATACTACCAGATCACCGTCGGCGGTTCGCCGGACGAGCAGGCGGCGCTGGGCGACATCGTCGGCAAGAGCTTGCCGGCGGACGAGGTCGCGCCTGCGATCCAGCGCACCCTGGATCGCTACCTGAAAATCCGCGCCGAGGGCGAGCGGTTCATCGACACGGTGCGCCGTGTCGGACCCGATCCCTTCCGCGACGCCATCTATGAGACGCTCGATGCAACGGCTTGA
- a CDS encoding phosphoadenylyl-sulfate reductase, with the protein MQRLEGIQNGLRLSVTTPLEEVEAAAASEDTLVLVFGAFRDGRGFSLAAVLRERGYAGRLIAAGKVLPDQARHLRRSGFDAVELAEGADAEAWDRMDRAFSAAYQPAVDPAPTIWQRRRAASNDRDLDALADRLNRKTEGKDASEILKAALDPALGLRVGAISSFGAESAALLDIIAGEDKTVPVVFLETGQHFLQTLSYRTQLTKALGLTDVRLVTPDAGEKATLDARDDLWKTDADACCDLRKVRPLARATAGFNALITGRKRYQAATRANLKPFEVLDGVLRINPLANWDSDDVEAWLDDNDLPRHPLVEQGYPSIGCWPCTRAVQDGEDARAGRWSGIDKVECGIHLGQRQAAA; encoded by the coding sequence ATGCAACGGCTTGAGGGCATACAGAACGGGCTGCGCCTGTCGGTGACGACCCCACTGGAGGAGGTCGAGGCCGCCGCGGCGAGCGAAGACACGCTGGTGCTGGTGTTCGGCGCCTTCCGCGACGGGCGCGGCTTCTCGCTGGCGGCGGTGCTACGAGAGCGTGGTTACGCCGGGCGGCTGATCGCGGCGGGCAAGGTCCTGCCGGATCAGGCGCGACACCTGCGGCGTTCAGGCTTTGACGCGGTGGAGCTGGCCGAAGGCGCGGATGCGGAGGCCTGGGACCGGATGGACCGGGCGTTCAGCGCCGCCTACCAGCCCGCCGTCGACCCCGCGCCCACCATTTGGCAGCGGCGGCGTGCGGCGTCGAACGACCGCGATCTGGACGCCTTGGCCGATCGGCTGAACCGCAAGACCGAGGGCAAGGACGCGTCCGAAATCCTGAAGGCGGCGCTGGATCCGGCGCTGGGTTTGCGGGTCGGCGCCATCTCGTCGTTCGGCGCCGAGTCTGCCGCCCTGCTGGACATCATCGCCGGCGAGGACAAGACCGTGCCGGTCGTCTTTCTGGAGACGGGCCAGCATTTCCTCCAGACACTGTCCTATCGCACCCAACTGACCAAGGCGCTGGGCCTGACCGACGTGCGGCTGGTCACGCCGGATGCGGGCGAGAAGGCGACGCTGGATGCGCGCGACGACCTGTGGAAGACCGATGCCGACGCCTGCTGCGACCTGCGAAAAGTGCGACCGCTGGCGCGGGCGACCGCCGGGTTCAATGCGCTCATCACCGGGCGAAAACGCTATCAGGCCGCGACGCGGGCAAATCTGAAGCCGTTCGAGGTGCTGGACGGGGTGCTGCGGATCAATCCGCTGGCGAACTGGGATTCGGACGACGTCGAGGCCTGGCTGGACGACAACGACCTGCCGCGCCATCCGCTGGTCGAGCAAGGCTATCCGTCCATTGGCTGCTGGCCCTGCACCCGCGCGGTCCAGGACGGCGAAGACGCCCGCGCCGGACGTTGGTCGGGCATAGACAAGGTCGAGTGCGGCATCCACTTAGGGCAACGCCAAGCCGCCGCCTGA
- a CDS encoding cysteine synthase A, which produces MSATSSVIDLIGNTPLVRLNRLSDATGCEILGKAEFLNPGGSIKDRAALSIVQGARASGVLKPGGTIVEGTAGNTGIGLALVGAALGHPVVIVIPRTQSEEKKSAIRSLGARLVEVDAAPFSSPNHFVHYSGRLAAELNDSEEAGAIWANQFDNTANRGAHYNTTGPEIWTQTNGQVDAFVSAVGSGGTIAGVGAYLREQKPDVTIALADPAGAAMFNWFTKGEMTGEGSSITEGIGVARITGNLEGFRPDYAYRIEDAEFLPILFDLVKHEGLSLGGSAGVNIAGAVRLARELGPGKTIVTCLCDPGSRYASKLFNPEFLRSKGLPEPDWA; this is translated from the coding sequence TTGTCTGCTACGTCATCCGTCATCGACCTGATCGGCAATACGCCGCTGGTGCGCCTGAACCGCCTGTCCGATGCGACGGGCTGCGAAATCCTGGGCAAGGCCGAGTTTCTGAATCCCGGCGGTTCGATCAAGGATCGCGCGGCCCTGTCGATCGTGCAGGGCGCGCGGGCGTCGGGCGTGCTGAAACCCGGCGGGACGATCGTCGAGGGCACGGCCGGCAACACCGGCATCGGCCTGGCCCTGGTCGGGGCGGCCTTGGGTCATCCGGTCGTCATCGTCATTCCGCGCACCCAGTCGGAAGAGAAGAAATCCGCGATCCGTTCGCTGGGCGCGCGGCTGGTCGAGGTGGACGCTGCGCCCTTTTCCAGCCCGAACCACTTCGTCCACTATTCCGGGCGTCTGGCCGCGGAGCTGAACGACAGCGAAGAGGCCGGCGCCATCTGGGCCAATCAGTTCGACAACACCGCCAATCGCGGGGCCCACTACAACACGACCGGCCCCGAAATCTGGACGCAGACCAACGGTCAGGTCGACGCCTTCGTCTCGGCCGTCGGCTCGGGCGGGACCATCGCCGGCGTCGGCGCCTATCTGCGCGAACAGAAGCCGGATGTGACCATCGCCCTGGCCGATCCAGCGGGCGCGGCCATGTTCAACTGGTTCACCAAGGGCGAGATGACGGGAGAGGGATCGTCGATCACCGAGGGGATCGGCGTGGCCCGCATCACCGGCAATCTGGAAGGCTTCAGGCCCGATTACGCCTATCGGATCGAAGACGCGGAGTTCCTGCCGATCCTGTTCGACCTGGTGAAGCACGAAGGCCTGTCGCTGGGCGGATCGGCGGGGGTGAACATCGCCGGCGCGGTGCGGCTGGCGCGCGAGCTTGGCCCCGGCAAGACCATCGTCACCTGCCTGTGTGATCCCGGCTCGCGCTATGCGTCCAAGCTGTTCAACCCGGAATTCCTGCGGTCGAAGGGTTTGCCGGAGCCGGACTGGGCGTAA
- a CDS encoding DUF885 domain-containing protein: MKISYLAIAAMLAAGSPIMAVAQTPPAAVATAPADAALNAVIADYETYLKSVDPISAGGEGDVEAMGRVPDLSQEFELAQRAPLEGFVRRLTAIDPASLSHAGGINHAFLLYTLNRSLEGLDYDTSRLAFDSEGGPGTWALYVGGSTRLNSVAEAEAYIKRIRGFGQIYAQTTANARRGLDTGLVQARSVTESALTLARNDVAIKPDAEPLLKPLSTLPSTVSQADKDRLSAEATAAVSETILPARQAWRTFLESDYLPKAPVQPGIGNRPGGKELYAYLVRGHTTTDLTPDQIHQIGLDEVARIRSRMDVEMKASGWTGDFAGFLNFLRTDHQFYATSREALLQQASEMAKRADGGLPPLFATLPRLTYDVQPVPPQIEENYTTGRYNGGSMQNGVSAHYIVNTSKLDQRPLYELPALTLHEAVPGHHLQIALQQEAPGQPYFRRQANVSAYTEGWGLYAEYLGEEMGFYRTPYERFGRLSYEMWRACRLVADTGLHWMGWTEEQARACFRDNSALAPHNIETELQRYIGWPGQATAYKIGEIRLREIRARAERELGPKFNIRTFHDALLVEGPLPLALLDQRMDAWIAKQKAK; the protein is encoded by the coding sequence ATGAAGATTTCTTATCTGGCTATCGCGGCCATGCTTGCGGCCGGGTCGCCGATCATGGCCGTCGCGCAAACGCCGCCCGCCGCCGTCGCAACCGCGCCGGCAGACGCCGCGCTGAACGCCGTCATCGCCGACTACGAAACCTATCTGAAGTCGGTCGATCCGATCTCGGCCGGCGGTGAGGGCGATGTCGAGGCGATGGGCCGCGTGCCTGACCTGTCGCAGGAGTTCGAACTGGCCCAGCGCGCGCCGCTGGAAGGGTTCGTGCGGCGGCTGACAGCCATCGACCCGGCAAGTCTTTCCCACGCCGGCGGCATCAACCACGCCTTCCTGCTCTATACGCTCAACCGCAGCCTGGAAGGGTTGGACTACGACACCAGCCGTCTGGCGTTCGACTCCGAAGGCGGCCCGGGAACCTGGGCGCTCTACGTCGGCGGCAGCACGCGCCTGAACTCCGTCGCGGAGGCCGAGGCCTATATCAAGCGTATCCGGGGCTTCGGCCAAATCTACGCCCAGACGACCGCGAACGCCCGGCGCGGCCTGGACACCGGCTTGGTCCAGGCCCGATCGGTGACAGAAAGCGCCCTGACGCTGGCGCGAAACGATGTGGCGATCAAGCCGGACGCCGAGCCGCTGCTGAAGCCCCTGTCAACCCTTCCCTCGACCGTGTCTCAAGCGGATAAGGATCGCCTTAGCGCCGAGGCGACGGCGGCGGTTTCAGAGACGATCCTTCCGGCGCGCCAGGCCTGGCGGACCTTCCTCGAAAGCGACTATCTGCCCAAGGCGCCGGTCCAGCCGGGCATCGGTAACCGGCCCGGCGGCAAGGAACTGTACGCCTATCTGGTGCGCGGCCACACCACGACCGACCTGACGCCGGACCAGATCCACCAGATCGGTCTGGACGAGGTCGCGCGCATCCGCTCGCGCATGGATGTGGAAATGAAGGCGTCGGGCTGGACCGGCGACTTCGCCGGCTTCCTGAACTTCCTGCGCACCGACCACCAGTTCTATGCGACCAGCCGCGAGGCCCTGTTGCAGCAGGCGTCGGAGATGGCCAAGCGCGCGGATGGCGGCCTGCCCCCTCTGTTCGCCACCCTGCCCCGCCTGACCTACGACGTGCAGCCCGTGCCGCCGCAGATCGAGGAAAACTACACCACCGGCCGCTACAACGGCGGTTCGATGCAGAACGGCGTTTCAGCCCATTACATCGTCAACACGTCCAAGCTGGATCAGCGTCCGCTGTACGAACTGCCCGCCCTGACCCTGCATGAGGCCGTTCCGGGCCACCATCTCCAGATCGCCTTGCAGCAGGAGGCGCCCGGCCAACCCTATTTCCGTCGTCAGGCCAATGTCAGCGCCTATACCGAGGGCTGGGGCCTGTATGCCGAATATCTGGGCGAGGAGATGGGCTTCTACCGCACGCCTTACGAACGGTTCGGCCGCCTGTCCTATGAAATGTGGCGCGCCTGCCGACTGGTCGCGGACACCGGTCTGCACTGGATGGGCTGGACCGAGGAACAGGCCCGCGCCTGCTTCCGCGACAACTCGGCCCTCGCGCCCCACAACATCGAGACCGAGCTTCAGCGCTATATCGGCTGGCCCGGTCAGGCCACGGCCTACAAGATCGGCGAAATCCGCCTGCGCGAGATCCGGGCGCGGGCCGAGCGGGAGTTGGGGCCGAAGTTCAACATCCGCACCTTCCACGACGCCCTACTGGTCGAAGGCCCGCTGCCGCTGGCGCTGCTGGACCAGCGGATGGATGCCTGGATCGCGAAGCAGAAGGCGAAGTAG
- the flgH gene encoding flagellar basal body L-ring protein FlgH: protein MRKAVLILAAFAPLAACSTVAETVRGPELAPIGYPAALIPAQQAYLPARETAPASANSLWRTGARTFFGDQRARHIGDILTVKIDIDDRAQTQNSTQRSRSNEINAGVSNLFGLESSLGRAFPGGFDPSKMVGMEGDLKSSGNGSVTRAEKVSLTIAAVVTDVLANGNLVIQGRQEVRTNREVRELTVAGIVRPEDISSANAINHTQIAEARISYGGRGDVSRVQAPPVGQALAERFSPF from the coding sequence ATGCGTAAAGCCGTCCTGATCCTCGCCGCCTTCGCCCCGCTCGCCGCCTGCTCGACCGTCGCTGAAACGGTGCGCGGTCCGGAACTGGCCCCCATCGGCTATCCCGCCGCCCTGATCCCGGCGCAGCAGGCCTATCTGCCCGCGCGCGAGACCGCGCCGGCCAGCGCCAACAGCCTGTGGCGCACGGGCGCCCGCACCTTCTTCGGCGACCAGCGCGCGCGGCATATCGGGGACATCCTGACGGTCAAGATCGACATCGACGATCGCGCCCAGACGCAGAACTCAACCCAGCGCTCGCGCTCCAACGAGATCAATGCCGGCGTCAGCAACCTGTTCGGCCTGGAAAGCAGCCTGGGCCGCGCCTTCCCCGGCGGCTTCGATCCGTCGAAGATGGTCGGCATGGAAGGCGATCTTAAATCGTCTGGCAATGGTTCGGTCACCCGCGCCGAGAAGGTGTCGCTAACCATCGCCGCCGTCGTCACCGACGTCCTGGCCAACGGCAATCTGGTGATCCAGGGTCGGCAGGAAGTGCGCACCAACCGCGAGGTCCGCGAACTGACGGTCGCAGGCATCGTCCGCCCCGAGGACATCTCATCCGCCAACGCCATCAACCACACCCAAATCGCCGAGGCGCGCATCTCCTACGGCGGTCGCGGCGACGTCAGCCGCGTCCAGGCCCCGCCCGTGGGTCAGGCGCTGGCGGAACGCTTCAGCCCGTTCTGA
- a CDS encoding flagella basal body P-ring formation protein FlgA, giving the protein MIRSLLLAAAVSAFAGAALANPVVLRANPVDDDGRVTLGDIFEGAGAAANVAVAERVGPSVVLDAGQLQAQARQAGLDWSNPNGLRRVAVRRSAGPVQTLAEAAPTDAVQAAQPIARAAYRPGAAPQVIARNDMVRVTYQVGGVNLAVMGKAMRSAGLGEPVAIMNTTSNRVIDAVASGPGQAIAGPGADMARANPQQFAAR; this is encoded by the coding sequence ATGATCCGTTCCCTGCTGCTCGCCGCTGCCGTCAGCGCCTTCGCCGGCGCCGCCCTCGCAAATCCGGTCGTGCTGCGCGCAAACCCCGTGGACGACGACGGCCGCGTCACCCTGGGCGACATCTTCGAGGGCGCGGGCGCCGCAGCCAATGTCGCCGTCGCCGAACGCGTCGGTCCCTCGGTCGTGCTAGACGCCGGTCAGCTTCAAGCCCAGGCGCGTCAGGCGGGCCTGGACTGGAGCAATCCCAACGGCCTGCGCCGCGTCGCCGTGCGCCGTTCGGCCGGACCCGTTCAGACCCTGGCCGAGGCCGCGCCGACGGACGCCGTCCAGGCTGCCCAACCCATCGCCCGCGCCGCCTATCGTCCCGGCGCCGCGCCGCAGGTCATCGCCCGCAACGATATGGTGCGCGTCACCTATCAGGTCGGCGGCGTGAACCTGGCCGTCATGGGCAAGGCCATGCGCAGCGCCGGTCTGGGCGAGCCGGTCGCCATTATGAACACCACGTCCAACCGCGTCATCGATGCGGTCGCCTCCGGCCCCGGCCAAGCCATCGCCGGCCCCGGCGCCGACATGGCCCGCGCCAATCCCCAACAGTTCGCCGCCCGCTAG
- the flgG gene encoding flagellar basal-body rod protein FlgG, whose product MRALRTAASGMAAQQLNVEVISNNIANMNTVGFKKQRAEFQDLLYQNVERMGAQSSASGTVVPTGIQIGAGVKAGAVYRVTEQGTPQMTGNPYDMAIDGKGYFQISLPSGEKAYTRAGNLQVNPEGQMVTDDGYLLEPAITIPQDATKVSISKTGLVQVTQAGQPAPTTVGQIELASFFNEAGLEAIGDNLLLETAASGPAIVGTPGDAGYGQIMQAYTEASNVDAVAEISALIVAQRAYEMNSKVISTADQMLSVASQVKG is encoded by the coding sequence ATGCGCGCTCTGAGAACCGCAGCCTCGGGCATGGCCGCCCAGCAGCTGAACGTGGAGGTCATCTCCAACAACATCGCCAACATGAACACGGTGGGCTTCAAGAAGCAGCGCGCCGAGTTCCAGGACCTGCTGTATCAGAACGTCGAACGCATGGGGGCCCAGTCCTCGGCCTCCGGCACCGTGGTTCCGACCGGCATCCAGATCGGCGCGGGCGTCAAGGCCGGGGCCGTCTATCGCGTCACCGAACAGGGCACGCCGCAGATGACCGGCAACCCTTACGACATGGCCATCGACGGCAAGGGCTATTTCCAGATCAGCCTGCCCTCGGGCGAAAAGGCCTACACCCGCGCCGGCAATCTGCAGGTCAATCCGGAGGGCCAGATGGTGACCGACGACGGCTATCTGCTGGAGCCGGCGATCACCATCCCGCAGGACGCGACCAAGGTGTCGATCTCCAAGACCGGTCTGGTTCAGGTGACCCAGGCCGGACAGCCCGCACCGACCACGGTCGGGCAGATCGAACTGGCCAGCTTCTTCAACGAAGCCGGTCTGGAAGCCATTGGCGACAACCTGCTGCTGGAAACCGCCGCGTCCGGACCGGCGATCGTCGGGACGCCCGGCGATGCTGGTTACGGACAGATCATGCAGGCCTACACCGAGGCGTCGAACGTGGACGCGGTAGCAGAGATCAGCGCCCTGATCGTCGCGCAACGCGCCTATGAGATGAACTCCAAGGTCATCAGCACCGCCGACCAGATGCTGTCCGTCGCCTCGCAAGTGAAGGGCTAG